In one window of Henckelia pumila isolate YLH828 chromosome 1, ASM3356847v2, whole genome shotgun sequence DNA:
- the LOC140875665 gene encoding uncharacterized protein encodes MNLGDLDNPKPVYISAFLKDELKIKMKELLAKFKDFFAWIYEDMPGLDRQLVEHCLPIKDNFKPYKQPSRRMSKEVEAKINDEIEKFVKAGDLNRATPKDVYVMPITDMLIDSVANNEFLSFMDGYSGYNQINIDERDTSKTAFGCPGAIGTFEWLVMPFGLKNAGATYQRAINAIFHDMINHFIEVYIDDIVVKSRKAEDHLEHLRKSSERMRRHNLKLNRMKCALGLKLEFIGFFGAPAWYNWKMVISINRVYIDLLSSKVHKGTSIADFLAHHLGSDESIPEEVEIHVTEGTAGAGIVIISPTGVKTALSFNLDFPCTNNQAEYEALVIGLEVLKDLQAKNVQVIGDSQLVLRQVAGEYKCTSLSLIPYFAVAFQLADDFEEINFQYVPRQQNWEANKLAQIASGLRLSEELTHRLV; translated from the exons ATGAACTTGGGAGACTTGGATAATCCGAAGCCTGTGTATATTAGTGCTTTTCTCAAGGATGAATTGAAGATCAAGATGAAGGAGTTATTGGCAAAATTCAAAGATTTTTTTGCTTGGATTTATGAAGATATGCCTGGTTTGGATCGCCAATTGGTAGAACATTGTCTTCCTATCAAGGACAATTTCAAGCCATACAAACAACCATCAAGGCGAATGTCTAAAGAAGTGGAAGCAAAGATAAATGATGAAATAGAGAAATTTGTGAAAGCAGG GGATCTTAATAGAGCCACTCCAAAAGATGTATATGTGATGCCAATAACTGATATGCTAATTGACTCGGTAGCCAACAATGAATTTTTGTCTTTTATGGATGGTTACTCTGGGTATAACCAAATAAACATTGATGAAAGAGATACCTCAAAGACTGCCTTTGGGTGTCCAGGTGCTATTGGTACTTTTGAATGgcttgtgatgccatttggattaaaGAACGCTGGTGCAACTTATCAAAGAGCAATTAATGCAATCTTTCATGATATGATTAACCATTTTATTGAAGTGTACATCGATGATATTGTGGTCAAGTCGAGAAAAGCAGAGGATCATCTGGAACATTTGAGAAAGAGTTCTGAACGGATGAGGAGACATAATCTGAAGTTGAATCGAATGAAGTGTGCTTTGGGGTTAAAGCTGGAATTTATTGGGTTTTTTGGTGCACCAGCGTG GTATAATTGGAAAATGGTCATTAGCATTAACAGAGTTTACATTGATTTACTGTCCTCAAAAGTCCACAAAGGAACAAGTATCGCAGATTTCTTAGCTCACCATCTAGGTTCTGATGAGTCAATACCGGAGGAGGTGGAAATCCATGT CACGGAGGGGACTGCAGGTGCAGGCATAGTGATTATATCTCCAACCGGAGTGAAAACAGCATTGTCCTTTAATCTGGATTTTCCTTGCACTAACAACCAAGCTGAATATGAAGCATTAGTGATTGGCTTGGAGGTTCTCAAAGATTTGCAAGCAAAGAACGTTCAAGTAATTGGAGACTCACAGTTGGTACTTCGGCAAGTAGCCGGAGAGTATAAATGTACTAGTCTATCATTGATCCCATATTTTGCAGTCGCTTTCCAACTGGCTGATGATTTTGAGGAGATAAATTTCCAATATGTACCAAGACAGCAAAATTGGGAGGCCAATAAGCTAGCTCAAATTGCTTCGGGGTTGAGATTGTCGGAGGAACTCACTCATAGATTGGTGTAA